A genomic region of Pristiophorus japonicus isolate sPriJap1 chromosome 20, sPriJap1.hap1, whole genome shotgun sequence contains the following coding sequences:
- the LOC139232753 gene encoding tetra-peptide repeat homeobox protein 1-like yields MPCPDTTTGPDTTTGPDTITGPDITTGPDTIDCPDTMPCPDTITGSDTIIGPDTIIGPDKITGPDTITGPDTISCPGTIPCPDTIPGPDTIIDPDTITGPDTIDCPDTITDPDTIPGPDTIIDPDTITDPNTIDCPDTITGPDTITGLTQPLAHDTIIGPDTMPCPDTTTGPDTTTGPDTITGPDITTGPDTIDCPDTMPCPDTITGSDTIIGPDTIIGPDTITGPDTITGLDTISCPGTIPCPDTIPGPDTIIDPDTITGPDTIDCPDTITDPDRITDPDTTIGPDTIPCPDTITGPDTTIGSDTIPCPDTITGSETITDPDTIITPDTITNPDTITGSDAITGPNTITCPDTITSSDTITDPDTITGPNTIIGPDTIDCPDTIIGPDTITGPDTITDADAITGPDTITGPDTMPCPDTITDPDTIIGPDTTPALTQSLALTQSLALTQSSALTQPLP; encoded by the coding sequence ATGCCCTGCCCTGACACAACCACTGGCCCTGACACAACCACTGGCCCTGACACAATCACAGGCCCTGACATAACCACTGGCCCTGACACAATCGACTGCCCTGACACAATGCCCTGCCCTGACACAATCACTGGCTCTGACACAATCATTGGCCCTGACACAATCATTGGCCCTGACAAAATCACTGGCCCTGACACAATCACtggccctgacacaatttcctgccctGGCACAATCCCCTGCCCTGACACAATCCCTGGCCCTGACACAATCATCGACCCTGACACAATCACTGGCCCCGACACAATCGACTGCCCTGACACAATCACCGACCCTGACACAATCCCTGGCCCTGACACAATCATCGACCCTGACACAATCACTGATCCCAACACAATCGACTGCCCTGACACAATCACCGGCCCTGACACAATCACTGGCCTGACACAACCATTGGCCCATGACACAATCATTGGCCCTGACACAATGCCCTGCCCTGACACAACCACTGGCCCTGACACAACCACTGGCCCTGACACAATCACAGGCCCTGACATAACCACTGGCCCTGACACAATCGACTGCCCTGACACAATGCCCTGCCCTGACACAATCACTGGCTCTGACACAATCATTGGTCCTGACACAATCATTGGCCCTGACACAATCACTGGCCCTGACACAATCACTGGCCTTGACACAATTTCCTGCCCTGGCACAATCCCCTGCCCTGACACAATCCCTGGCCCTGACACAATCATCGACCCTGACACAATCACTGGCCCCGACACAATCGACTGCCCTGACACAATCACCGACCCTGACAGAATCACTGACCCTGACACAACCATCGGCCCTGACACAATCCCCTGCCCTGACACAATCACTGGCCCTGACACAACCATCGGCTCTGACACAATCCCCTGTCCTGATACAATCACTGGCTCTGAGACAATCACCGACCCTGACACAATCATCACCCCTGACACAATCACGAACCCTGACACAATCACTGGATCTGACGCAATCACTGGCCCTAACACAATCACCTGCCCTGACACAATCACTAGCTCTGACACAATCACTGACCCTGACACAATCACTGGCCCTAACACAATCATTGGCCCTGACACAATCGACTGCCCTGACACAATCATCGGCCCTGACACAATCACTGGCCCTGACACAATCACCGACGCTGATGCAATCACTGGCCCTGACACAATCACTGGCCCTGACACAATGCCTTGCCCTGACACAATCACTGACCCTGACACAATCATCGGCCCTGACACAACCCCTGCCCTGACACAATCACTGGCCCTGACACAATCACTGGCCCTGACACAATCATCGGCCCTGACACAACCCCTGCCCTGA